Proteins from one Sulfurovum sp. TSL1 genomic window:
- the argS gene encoding arginine--tRNA ligase, which translates to MKLKLQINNVIKEAFSKAGIEAEPMSVTEATKPEFGDFQFNGAMALSKTLGKNPREIATQLIENLDLTGIVAKAEIAGPGFINLWLNPFWLASQCELARQDSRLGVEERETPIKVVVDYSGPNMAKQMHVGHLRSTIIGDTLANLLTYLGDEVIRQNHIGDWGTQFGMLIAYLEEIHEEGTVSLKDLEQFYKDAKGRFDEDEGFADKAREYVVKIQSGDGHCLALWQKFIDISLGHCEEVYEKLGVNLTRDDVRAESFYNDDLHSVISDLDAKGLLTQSDGAQCVFLEGEEVPVIVQKGDGGYLYATTDLAALRYRAKTLGAQRIAYVVDARQGEHFKHVFRVAKEAGFVPENVKLEHIAFGTMMGKDGKPFKTREGGTVKLIELLDEAVIKAKETINDKESYSDEELEALAKTIGIGAVKYADLSINRESNYIFNWDKMLSFEGNTSLYMQYAYARIQSIFRKYGGPMEGEIIIGDTLEHRLSTMLLRFEDVLNRAAVDASPNQITTYLYELATLFMRFYEQNPILKEGIEEATKMSRLLLADLTAKTIKQGLDILGIETVDKL; encoded by the coding sequence ATGAAATTAAAATTACAAATCAATAACGTGATCAAAGAAGCTTTTTCCAAAGCGGGTATAGAAGCCGAGCCTATGAGTGTAACTGAAGCAACAAAGCCTGAGTTTGGAGATTTTCAGTTTAACGGTGCGATGGCATTGTCTAAAACATTGGGTAAAAATCCAAGAGAGATCGCAACACAACTGATAGAAAATCTTGATTTAACAGGCATAGTGGCGAAAGCAGAGATAGCAGGACCGGGATTTATTAACTTATGGCTGAATCCTTTTTGGCTTGCTTCGCAATGTGAGTTAGCCCGTCAAGATAGTAGGCTTGGGGTAGAAGAACGTGAAACACCCATCAAGGTAGTGGTAGACTATTCTGGTCCGAATATGGCCAAACAGATGCATGTAGGACACTTGCGTTCGACGATCATCGGTGATACACTGGCAAACCTTTTAACCTATCTAGGGGATGAGGTTATACGTCAAAATCATATCGGAGACTGGGGTACACAGTTTGGAATGCTTATTGCCTATCTTGAAGAGATACATGAAGAGGGTACGGTAAGTTTGAAAGACCTCGAGCAGTTCTATAAGGATGCCAAAGGGCGTTTTGATGAAGATGAAGGTTTTGCAGATAAAGCCAGAGAGTATGTGGTCAAAATTCAAAGTGGGGACGGTCATTGTTTGGCGCTTTGGCAGAAATTTATAGATATCTCTTTGGGACACTGCGAAGAGGTATATGAAAAACTGGGTGTCAATCTGACACGTGACGATGTCCGTGCAGAGAGTTTTTACAATGATGACCTGCATAGTGTGATCAGTGATTTGGATGCCAAAGGGTTATTGACGCAGAGTGATGGTGCACAGTGTGTCTTTTTAGAAGGTGAGGAAGTCCCGGTGATCGTTCAAAAAGGTGATGGAGGGTATCTTTATGCCACTACCGATCTTGCGGCACTACGTTACAGAGCAAAGACACTGGGGGCACAGCGTATTGCTTATGTGGTGGATGCAAGACAGGGTGAACACTTCAAACACGTCTTCAGAGTGGCTAAAGAGGCCGGTTTTGTCCCTGAAAATGTGAAGCTTGAGCATATTGCTTTTGGTACGATGATGGGTAAAGACGGAAAACCATTTAAAACACGTGAAGGCGGGACGGTCAAACTCATTGAACTGCTTGATGAGGCTGTTATCAAAGCCAAAGAGACGATCAATGACAAAGAGAGCTATTCGGATGAAGAACTAGAAGCATTGGCGAAGACCATAGGGATCGGAGCCGTCAAGTATGCGGACCTTTCGATCAACCGTGAATCCAACTACATTTTTAACTGGGACAAGATGCTGAGTTTTGAGGGTAACACTTCGCTCTATATGCAGTATGCCTATGCGAGGATCCAAAGCATCTTCAGAAAGTATGGCGGCCCAATGGAGGGTGAAATTATCATCGGCGATACGTTGGAGCATAGACTCTCTACGATGCTGCTTCGTTTTGAAGATGTACTGAACCGTGCAGCAGTGGATGCCTCACCTAACCAGATCACCACCTATCTGTATGAGTTGGCAACACTGTTCATGCGTTTTTACGAACAGAACCCTATACTCAAAGAGGGTATAGAGGAAGCCACAAAGATGAGCCGTTTACTCTTGGCTGATCTGACAGCCAAGACGATCAAACAAGGATTGGATATACTGGGGATCGAAACTGTCGATAAGCTATAA
- the gmk gene encoding guanylate kinase, with translation MQQGAILVLSGPSGAGKSTIINAASDEIGEYYFSISTTTRVPRVGEEEGKDYFFVTKESFEEDIKAGNFLEYAEVHGNYYGTSLKPVREALEEGKLVIFDIDVQGHRLVRAKMNDITTSAFITPPTLKALETRLRARSTDDESVIVKRIENAKGEIQAVGEYDFTIINDTVEEATKRFVIVAKAARLKQSIEEEKKFIRQWLGEK, from the coding sequence ATGCAACAAGGTGCTATTTTAGTACTCTCAGGTCCAAGCGGTGCAGGTAAAAGTACCATTATCAACGCAGCATCAGATGAAATAGGTGAATATTATTTTTCTATATCGACGACCACGCGTGTTCCCCGAGTAGGTGAAGAAGAGGGTAAAGATTATTTTTTTGTCACCAAAGAGAGTTTTGAAGAAGATATCAAAGCGGGAAACTTTCTTGAGTATGCGGAGGTGCATGGCAACTACTACGGTACATCACTCAAGCCTGTAAGAGAAGCTTTGGAAGAGGGAAAACTGGTGATATTCGATATCGATGTACAGGGGCATAGACTTGTGCGTGCAAAGATGAATGACATCACCACCTCAGCATTTATCACACCGCCGACATTGAAAGCATTGGAGACAAGACTCCGGGCACGATCTACAGATGATGAGTCTGTGATAGTCAAGCGCATTGAAAATGCAAAAGGTGAGATACAAGCGGTCGGTGAGTATGATTTTACGATTATCAATGATACGGTAGAAGAAGCGACAAAACGTTTTGTGATCGTTGCAAAGGCTGCTAGATTGAAACAAAGTATAGAAGAAGAAAAAAAATTTATAAGACAATGGTTAGGTGAAAAGTAA
- the gap gene encoding type I glyceraldehyde-3-phosphate dehydrogenase, whose translation MAVKVAINGLGRIGRCVARIIADRDDIELVAVNASGSDEMIQYNLKYDSVHGTRNDVTVADGYLNIGGTKAKIFAERDLSKLDFASCGADLVLECTGAFLTAESVQPYLDNGVKKVVFSAPAKDDTATFVLGANADDYAGEAIISNASCTTNGLAPVAKVLDDVFGIEKGLMTTIHSYTSSQPILDAKHKKDPRKGRAGATNLVPTTTGAAKAISKVLPNLAGKLNGQAIRVPTPDVSMVDLTVTLNTNVTVEEVQAAFKTASEGSHKGILGVDEEYRVSQDFLGEELSAVVPLDTIQVIGDNMVKVLSWYDNEWGYSRRLVDMAVHISKK comes from the coding sequence ATGGCTGTAAAAGTAGCAATTAACGGACTGGGAAGAATCGGTAGATGTGTGGCGCGTATTATTGCAGATAGAGATGATATTGAACTTGTTGCGGTGAATGCTTCGGGCTCTGATGAGATGATCCAATACAACCTAAAATATGACTCTGTCCATGGAACACGTAATGATGTCACTGTGGCCGACGGGTATCTGAATATCGGCGGAACGAAAGCAAAGATCTTTGCTGAACGTGATCTCTCTAAGCTGGATTTCGCCTCTTGCGGTGCGGATCTTGTCCTGGAGTGTACAGGAGCATTCCTGACAGCGGAGAGTGTACAGCCTTACTTGGACAACGGTGTCAAGAAAGTGGTTTTTTCCGCACCGGCAAAAGATGACACGGCTACCTTCGTACTTGGTGCCAATGCCGATGATTACGCAGGAGAAGCGATCATCTCAAATGCCAGCTGTACGACCAACGGACTGGCGCCTGTGGCAAAAGTGCTGGATGATGTATTTGGTATAGAAAAAGGATTGATGACCACGATTCACTCCTATACTTCTTCGCAGCCTATCTTGGATGCCAAGCATAAAAAAGATCCTAGAAAAGGGCGTGCTGGGGCAACAAATCTGGTACCTACGACAACGGGTGCAGCCAAAGCCATCTCCAAAGTGCTTCCGAATCTTGCAGGCAAGTTGAACGGACAGGCGATAAGAGTGCCGACACCGGATGTCTCTATGGTCGATCTGACAGTGACACTCAACACAAATGTGACGGTCGAAGAGGTACAAGCCGCCTTTAAAACGGCCAGCGAAGGTTCACACAAAGGTATTTTAGGTGTGGACGAAGAGTACAGGGTTTCTCAGGATTTTTTAGGGGAAGAGTTGAGTGCAGTCGTACCGCTCGATACGATCCAGGTGATAGGGGACAACATGGTAAAAGTCCTCTCCTGGTATGACAATGAGTGGGGATACTCCCGCCGTTTGGTAGACATGGCAGTACACATCAGTAAAAAGTAA
- the nadD gene encoding nicotinate (nicotinamide) nucleotide adenylyltransferase has protein sequence MVNHQKPTIAIFGGSFDPPHKGHQLIVEKAVENLQIDQLFVVPAYLNPFKISTLADASTRLAWCHTLFDPIDRVKVDDYEIKEGKSTVTSQSVKHFNQAYDVKYLIIGSDNLSTLTKWHAFEWLNETVTWVIATRDDHHLETDELKSWKLLPIEAPVSSTQIREEKDLQFIDEKIRESVKHILEGQHHMTIDERIENIVKILDDKKAEEIEVFNLDDADYIAKRVVIANSLNPKHTLALFDHLKTELKKQGDAFLASDSSDEWSVADLGDILIHIMIPEYRQRYSLETFLNELVENQKKKDNDPA, from the coding sequence TTGGTTAATCATCAAAAGCCTACTATAGCTATCTTTGGAGGGAGTTTTGACCCTCCGCACAAAGGACATCAACTGATCGTTGAAAAAGCTGTAGAGAACTTACAGATCGATCAACTGTTTGTCGTACCTGCCTATCTGAACCCTTTTAAAATATCTACACTGGCCGATGCCTCTACACGGCTTGCATGGTGTCATACGCTATTTGACCCTATAGATCGTGTAAAAGTAGATGATTATGAGATCAAAGAGGGCAAAAGTACGGTAACCTCACAAAGTGTAAAACATTTTAACCAGGCATACGATGTCAAGTATCTGATCATAGGATCTGACAACCTGTCAACATTGACAAAATGGCATGCCTTTGAATGGCTGAATGAAACAGTGACTTGGGTGATAGCAACACGTGACGATCATCATTTGGAAACGGATGAACTTAAGAGCTGGAAGCTTCTTCCTATAGAAGCGCCTGTGAGTTCAACCCAAATAAGAGAAGAGAAAGATTTACAATTTATTGACGAAAAGATCAGAGAATCTGTCAAACATATATTAGAAGGGCAACACCATATGACAATAGACGAAAGAATAGAAAACATCGTAAAAATACTTGATGACAAGAAAGCGGAAGAGATAGAAGTATTTAACCTTGATGATGCGGATTACATCGCAAAACGTGTAGTGATCGCAAACTCACTCAACCCTAAGCACACCCTTGCACTTTTTGACCATCTGAAAACAGAGCTCAAAAAACAGGGGGATGCATTTCTTGCATCAGACTCGAGTGATGAGTGGTCCGTCGCTGATCTGGGAGATATACTGATCCATATCATGATACCCGAATACAGACAACGCTATTCACTTGAAACATTTTTAAATGAACTGGTTGAGAATCAGAAAAAGAAGGATAATGATCCTGCATAA
- a CDS encoding twin-arginine translocase TatA/TatE family subunit encodes MGMPSMPELLIVLAIVVLLFGAKKIPDLAKGMGKGIKDFKKAIKDDEEEPKEIASKEEPKVEASKEEKKSENA; translated from the coding sequence ATGGGTATGCCGAGTATGCCAGAATTACTAATCGTATTGGCGATTGTTGTGCTTCTTTTTGGAGCAAAGAAGATTCCAGATCTTGCTAAAGGTATGGGAAAAGGTATTAAAGACTTTAAAAAAGCAATTAAGGATGATGAAGAAGAGCCTAAAGAGATCGCTTCCAAAGAAGAGCCTAAGGTTGAAGCTTCAAAAGAAGAGAAAAAAAGCGAAAACGCTTAA